The Glycine soja cultivar W05 chromosome 3, ASM419377v2, whole genome shotgun sequence genome window below encodes:
- the LOC114406944 gene encoding phospholipid--sterol O-acyltransferase-like isoform X1: MAKKPLLCWLLLLAVLAEAGASDEDGAELDYSKLSGIIIPGFASTQLRAWSILDCPYSPLDFNPLDLVWLDTTKLLSAVNCWLKCMVLDPYNQTDHPDCKSRPDSGLSGITELDPGYITGPLSSVWKEWIKWCIEFGIEANAIIAVPYDWRLSPSKLEERDLYFHKLKITFETAYKLRGGPSLVFAHSLGNHVFRYFLEWLKLEIAPKHYIQWLDQHIRAYFAVGAPLLGAMETIEATLSGFTFGLPISEGTARMMFNSFGSSLWMMPFSKYCRTDNKYWKHFSGGSHVGPQTYHCDEQEFKTNLSGWPTKIINIEIPSTRAFDAYPSFSEIPEANLSSMECGLPTQLSFSAREISDGTFFKAIEDYDPDSKRLLYLLEKSYLGDPVLNPLTPWDRPPIKNVFCIYGTDSKTKVGYYYAPSGKPYPDNWIITDVVYEFEGSLISRSGNQVEGNPGAISGDETVPYLSLSWCKNWLGPKVNITKAPQSEHDGSDVQIKLNVKHPHEEDIVPNMTRSPRVKYITYYEDSESLPGKRTAVWELDKANHRNIVRSPVLMRELWLEMWHDIHPDANSKFVKKAKRGPLRDEDCYWDYGKARCAWPEYCEYRYVFGDVHLGQSCRLRYTTAELLSHYL, from the exons ATGGCGAAAAAACCGTTACTCTGCTGGCTCCTCCTCCTCGCCGTGCTCGCCGAAGCCGGAGCTTCCGACGAAGACGGCGCCGAGCTCGACTACTCGAAGCTCTCCGGCATTATAATCCCTGGCTTCGCATCCACTCAGCTCCGAGCATGGTCCATTCTCGACTGTCCTTACTCTCCGCTCGATTTCAACCCTCTCGATTTGGTCTGGCTCGACACAACCAAA CTTCTTTCTGCTGTCAATTGCTGGCTTAAGTGTATGGTGTTGGATCCTTACAATCAGACAGATCATCCTGATTGCAAGTCCCGTCCTGATAGTGGTCTTTCTGGTATTACAGAACTTGATCCGGGTTATATAACAG GACCTCTTTCATCGGTTTGGAAAGAATGGATTAAGTGGTGTATTGAATTTGGCATAGAAGCTAATGCAATAATTGCTGTTCCATATGATTGGAGATTGTCGCCCTCCAAGCTTGAAGAGCGGGACCTTTACTTTCATAAGCTAAA AATAACATTTGAAACTGCTTACAAACTTCGTGGTGGCCCCTCTTTAGTTTTTGCCCATTCATTGGGTAATCATGTTTTCCGTTATTTCTTGGAGTGGTTGAAGCTAGAGATTGCACCAAAACATTATATCCAGTGGTTGGATCAACATATTCGTGCCTATTTTGCTGTTG GAGCTCCCCTTCTTGGTGCAATGGAAACCATTGAAGCAACACTTTCTGGATTCACATTTGGTCTTCCTATATCCGAG GGAACAGCTCGGATGATGTTCAACTCCTTTGGTTCATCATTATGGATGATGCCTTTTTCCAAGTACTGTAGAACAGATAATAAATATTGGAAGCATTTTTCTGGGGGAAGTCACGTGGGCCCACAAACATATCACTGTGATGAGCAGGAGTTTAAGACAAACTTATCTGGGTGGCCaacaaaaataatcaacatTGAAATTCCCTCAACTCGTG CATTTGATGCATATCCTTCATTCTCAGAAATACCCGAGGCCAACTTGTCCAGCATGGAGTGTGGACTACCTACTCAATTATCTTTCTCAGCTCGGGAAATATCAGATGGCACCTTTTTCAAAGCAATTGAAGATTATGACCCAGACAGCAAGAGGCTCTTGTACCTGTTAGAGAA ATCATATCTTGGCGATCCTGTTCTTAATCCCCTTACACCTTGGGATCGGCCgccaataaaaaatgtattctgCATCTATGGGACtgattcaaaaacaaag GTTGGTTACTACTATGCTCCTAGCGGCAAGCCTTACcctgataattggatcattacAGATGTCGTTTATGAGTTTGAAGGATCTCTAATCTCAAG GTCAGGGAATCAGGTTGAAGGGAACCCTGGAGCAATAAGTGGCGATGAGACG GTGCCATATCTCTCCCTTTCCTGGTGCAAAAACTGGCTTGGACCAAAAGTGAACATAACAAAAGCTCCACAG TCAGAGCATGATGGTTCAGATGTACAGATTAAATTGAATGTGAAACATCCCCATGAAGAAGATATTGTTCCAAACATGACAAGATCACCAAGGGTGAAGTACATAACATATTATGAAGATTCTGAAAGTCTTCCTGGAAAGAGGACAGCAGTTTGGGAGCTTGATAAAG CAAATCACAGGAACATCGTTAGATCACCAGTGCTAATGAGGGAATTATGGCTTGAGATGTGGCATGATATCCATCCTGATGCAAATTCGAAGTTTGTAAAAAAAG CTAAGCGTGGTCCTTTAAGAGATGAGGACTGTTATTGGGATTATGGGAAAGCTCGCTGTGCATGGCCTGAGTACTGTGAATATAG GTATGTTTTTGGTGATGTTCACTTGGGACAAAGCTGCAGGTTGAGATATACAACAGCTGAATTGTTGTCAcattatttgtaa
- the LOC114406943 gene encoding protein NPGR2-like isoform X1 — MGSRAKQGRRLQKMMKCMCLREPLKKGGEDETVPSSDSLAITEFYSSTASGRSGLDGEIEKMGSGSGNMDEAELSLRESGIMDIMDNEEARALLGKDEYQEGNIEAALRIYERINISAVTSKMKISLAKSREHHKKHSHYYAMPPMSIYTVGLLLEAIFLKAKCLQVLGRFKESAQTCKVILDIVESSLPEGLPQNFGHEGKLQETLGNVVELLPELWKLADSPRDVILSYRRALLHQWNLDAKTIAKIQKEFVVFLLYSGGEAIPSNLRSHMDSSFVPRNNLEEAILLLMILLRKISLNKIEWDPSILDHLSFALSVSGDLTTLAHQWEELLPGTINRRERYHALSLCYYGAGNDLVALNLLRKLLSSREGPKHVPSLLMASKICSENPDLAKDGASLARKVLENLDGRCDRLESLSSCLLGVSLSAHSKIDISNSERVEKQSEALHSLETASKVTKMSNPLVIYYLSLECAEQRKLDAALHYAKCFLNLEVGSNIKGWLLLARILSAQKQFLDAESIVNEALNQTGIWDQGELLRTKAKLQIAQGQLKSAIETYTQLLAILLVQRKTFGSKKKLYKDYIDHARSMEVEIWHDLAFVYISLSRWHDAEVCLSKSKAIKLYSASRCHAIGTMHEAKGLYKEALKAFRDALNIDPGHVPSLISAAVVLRWCSNRSNPAIRSFLMDALRHDRFNASAWYNLGIFHKDEGTILEAAECFETANSLEESAPVEPFR, encoded by the exons ATGGGGAGTAGGGCTAAGCAGGGGAGGAGATTGCAGAAGATGATGAAGTGCATGTGCCTGAGGGAGCCgttgaagaaaggaggagaagatgaAACGGTTCCTTCCTCGGATTCTCTTGCAATCACGGAGTTTTATTCTTCAACGGCGAGTGGGCGTTCTGGCCTCGACGGAGAAATTGAGAAGATGGGGTCGGGTTCTGGGAACATGGATGAAGCTGAATTGTCCTTGCGTGAGAGTGGCATCATGGATATCATGGACAATGAG GAAGCTAGAGCTTTGTTAGGAAAAGATGAATATCAGGAAGGGAATATAGAAGCAGCTTTACGTATTTATGAGAGGATAAATATAAGCGCTGTGACTTCCAAGATGAAAATTTCCCTTGCCAAAAGCAGAGAACATCATAAGAAACATTCCCATTATTATGCTATGCCTCCGATGTCCATATACACGGTTGGATTACTGTTGGAAGCAATTTTCCTAAAAGCAAAATGTTTGCAGGTTCTGGGGAGGTTTAAAG AATCTGCCCAAACTTGTAAAGTTATTCTGGACATAGTTGAGTCTTCTTTACCTGAAGGCTTGCCTCAAAACTTTGGTCACGAGGGTAAATTGCAGGAGACTTTGGGTAATGTAGTTGAGCTACTTCCAGAATTGTGGAAACTTGCTGATTCTCCCCGTGATGTTATTTTGTCTTACCGTCGTGCACTCCTTCACCAATGGAATCTTGATGCAAAAACCATAGCAAAGATTCAGAAAgaatttgttgtttttcttctaTATAGTGGAGGGGAAGCAATCCCTTCAAATCTTCGTTCCCATATGGACAGCTCGTTTGTACCCAGAAACAACTTAGAAGAGGCTATACTTCTTTTAATGATTTTGCTGAGAAAAATATctctaaataaaattgaatgggATCCGTCAATTTTGGATCACCTTTCGTTTGCTCTATCTGTTTCAGGGGATTTGACAACTTTAGCCCATCAATGGGAAGAATTACTCCCTGGGACTATCAATCGAAGAGAAAGATACCATGCCTTATCTCTTTGTTATTATGGCGCAGGTAATGACTTGGTAGCACTGAATCTTCTTAGGAAATTGTTGAGTAGTAGAGAGGGCCCAAAACATGTTCCTTCTTTGTTAATGGCTTCTAAGATTTGTAGTGAGAACCCTGATCTTGCAAAAGATGGGGCAAGCttagctcgcaaagtgcttgagaACTTGGATGGAAGATGTGATCGGTTGGAAAGTCTTTCCAGTTGCTTACTTGGTGTTTCACTTTCAGCACACTCAAAAATTGATATTTCTAATTCTGAGAGGGTTGAGAAACAATCTGAGGCACTTCATTCTCTGGAAACTGCAAGCAAAGTGACCAAAATGAGTAACCCCCTTGTAATATACTACTTGAGCTTAGAATGTGCAGAGCAAAGGAAGTTGGATGCTGCACTTCATTATGCAAAATGCTTTCTAAACTTAGAAGTTGGGTCTAACATTAAAGGATGGTTATTGTTAGCCCGGATATTATCAGCTCAAAAACAGTTTTTGGACGCTGAATCTATTGTCAATGAAGCTTTGAATCAGACTGGAATATGGGATCAAGGAGAGTTACTGCGAACAAAAGCTAAACTACAAATAGCACAGGGCCAGTTGAAGAGTGCCATTGAAACATATACTCAGCTTCTTGCTATTCTCCTAGTTCAGAGAAAAACTTTTGGTTCAAAGAAGAAGCTGTATAAG GACTACATAGATCATGCTAGGAGCATGGAAGTTGAAATATGGCATGATCTTGCTTTTGTGTACATAAGTCTGTCACGGTGGCATGATGCAGAGGTGTGTCTTTCGAAATCTAAGGCCATCAAACTATACTCTGCTTCTAGATGTCATGCAATAg GTACAATGCACGAAGCAAAGGGCCTTTACAAAGAGGCTTTAAAAGCTTTTCGTGATGCTTTGAACATTGATCCTGGACATGTCCCTAGCTTGATCTCTGCTGCGGTTGTTCTTAGATGGTGCAGTAATCGATCAAATCCTGCTATCAGAAGCTTTCTGATGGATGCACTACGGCATGACAGATTTAATGCTTCTGCTTGGTATAATCTTGGTATTTTTCACAAGGATGAGGGTACAATTCTAGAAGCTGCAGAATGTTTTGAGACAGCAAACTCTCTTGAAGAATCCGCTCCGGTTGAACCCTTCAGATGA
- the LOC114406943 gene encoding protein NPGR2-like isoform X2, with protein MGSRAKQGRRLQKMMKCMCLREPLKKGGEDETVPSSDSLAITEFYSSTASGRSGLDGEIEKMGSGSGNMDEAELSLRESGIMDIMDNEEARALLGKDEYQEGNIEAALRIYERINISAVTSKMKISLAKSREHHKKHSHYYAMPPMSIYTVGLLLEAIFLKAKCLQVLGRFKESAQTCKVILDIVESSLPEGLPQNFGHEGKLQETLGNVVELLPELWKLADSPRDVILSYRRALLHQWNLDAKTIAKIQKEFVVFLLYSGGEAIPSNLRSHMDSSFVPRNNLEEAILLLMILLRKISLNKIEWDPSILDHLSFALSVSGDLTTLAHQWEELLPGTINRRERYHALSLCYYGAGNDLVALNLLRKLLSSREGPKHVPSLLMASKICSENPDLAKDGASLARKVLENLDGRCDRLESLSSCLLGVSLSAHSKIDISNSERVEKQSEALHSLETASKVTKMSNPLVIYYLSLECAEQRKLDAALHYAKCFLNLEVGSNIKGWLLLARILSAQKQFLDAESIVNEALNQTGIWDQGELLRTKAKLQIAQGQLKSAIETYTQLLAILLVQRKTFGSKKKLYKDYIDHARSMEVEIWHDLAFVYISLSRWHDAEVQCTKQRAFTKRL; from the exons ATGGGGAGTAGGGCTAAGCAGGGGAGGAGATTGCAGAAGATGATGAAGTGCATGTGCCTGAGGGAGCCgttgaagaaaggaggagaagatgaAACGGTTCCTTCCTCGGATTCTCTTGCAATCACGGAGTTTTATTCTTCAACGGCGAGTGGGCGTTCTGGCCTCGACGGAGAAATTGAGAAGATGGGGTCGGGTTCTGGGAACATGGATGAAGCTGAATTGTCCTTGCGTGAGAGTGGCATCATGGATATCATGGACAATGAG GAAGCTAGAGCTTTGTTAGGAAAAGATGAATATCAGGAAGGGAATATAGAAGCAGCTTTACGTATTTATGAGAGGATAAATATAAGCGCTGTGACTTCCAAGATGAAAATTTCCCTTGCCAAAAGCAGAGAACATCATAAGAAACATTCCCATTATTATGCTATGCCTCCGATGTCCATATACACGGTTGGATTACTGTTGGAAGCAATTTTCCTAAAAGCAAAATGTTTGCAGGTTCTGGGGAGGTTTAAAG AATCTGCCCAAACTTGTAAAGTTATTCTGGACATAGTTGAGTCTTCTTTACCTGAAGGCTTGCCTCAAAACTTTGGTCACGAGGGTAAATTGCAGGAGACTTTGGGTAATGTAGTTGAGCTACTTCCAGAATTGTGGAAACTTGCTGATTCTCCCCGTGATGTTATTTTGTCTTACCGTCGTGCACTCCTTCACCAATGGAATCTTGATGCAAAAACCATAGCAAAGATTCAGAAAgaatttgttgtttttcttctaTATAGTGGAGGGGAAGCAATCCCTTCAAATCTTCGTTCCCATATGGACAGCTCGTTTGTACCCAGAAACAACTTAGAAGAGGCTATACTTCTTTTAATGATTTTGCTGAGAAAAATATctctaaataaaattgaatgggATCCGTCAATTTTGGATCACCTTTCGTTTGCTCTATCTGTTTCAGGGGATTTGACAACTTTAGCCCATCAATGGGAAGAATTACTCCCTGGGACTATCAATCGAAGAGAAAGATACCATGCCTTATCTCTTTGTTATTATGGCGCAGGTAATGACTTGGTAGCACTGAATCTTCTTAGGAAATTGTTGAGTAGTAGAGAGGGCCCAAAACATGTTCCTTCTTTGTTAATGGCTTCTAAGATTTGTAGTGAGAACCCTGATCTTGCAAAAGATGGGGCAAGCttagctcgcaaagtgcttgagaACTTGGATGGAAGATGTGATCGGTTGGAAAGTCTTTCCAGTTGCTTACTTGGTGTTTCACTTTCAGCACACTCAAAAATTGATATTTCTAATTCTGAGAGGGTTGAGAAACAATCTGAGGCACTTCATTCTCTGGAAACTGCAAGCAAAGTGACCAAAATGAGTAACCCCCTTGTAATATACTACTTGAGCTTAGAATGTGCAGAGCAAAGGAAGTTGGATGCTGCACTTCATTATGCAAAATGCTTTCTAAACTTAGAAGTTGGGTCTAACATTAAAGGATGGTTATTGTTAGCCCGGATATTATCAGCTCAAAAACAGTTTTTGGACGCTGAATCTATTGTCAATGAAGCTTTGAATCAGACTGGAATATGGGATCAAGGAGAGTTACTGCGAACAAAAGCTAAACTACAAATAGCACAGGGCCAGTTGAAGAGTGCCATTGAAACATATACTCAGCTTCTTGCTATTCTCCTAGTTCAGAGAAAAACTTTTGGTTCAAAGAAGAAGCTGTATAAG GACTACATAGATCATGCTAGGAGCATGGAAGTTGAAATATGGCATGATCTTGCTTTTGTGTACATAAGTCTGTCACGGTGGCATGATGCAGAG GTACAATGCACGAAGCAAAGGGCCTTTACAAAGAGGCTTTAA
- the LOC114406944 gene encoding phospholipid--sterol O-acyltransferase-like isoform X2, which produces MAKKPLLCWLLLLAVLAEAGASDEDGAELDYSKLSGIIIPGFASTQLRAWSILDCPYSPLDFNPLDLVWLDTTKLLSAVNCWLKCMVLDPYNQTDHPDCKSRPDSGLSGITELDPGYITGPLSSVWKEWIKWCIEFGIEANAIIAVPYDWRLSPSKLEERDLYFHKLKITFETAYKLRGGPSLVFAHSLGNHVFRYFLEWLKLEIAPKHYIQWLDQHIRAYFAVGAPLLGAMETIEATLSGFTFGLPISEGTARMMFNSFGSSLWMMPFSKYCRTDNKYWKHFSGGSHVGPQTYHCDEQEFKTNLSGWPTKIINIEIPSTREIPEANLSSMECGLPTQLSFSAREISDGTFFKAIEDYDPDSKRLLYLLEKSYLGDPVLNPLTPWDRPPIKNVFCIYGTDSKTKVGYYYAPSGKPYPDNWIITDVVYEFEGSLISRSGNQVEGNPGAISGDETVPYLSLSWCKNWLGPKVNITKAPQSEHDGSDVQIKLNVKHPHEEDIVPNMTRSPRVKYITYYEDSESLPGKRTAVWELDKANHRNIVRSPVLMRELWLEMWHDIHPDANSKFVKKAKRGPLRDEDCYWDYGKARCAWPEYCEYRYVFGDVHLGQSCRLRYTTAELLSHYL; this is translated from the exons ATGGCGAAAAAACCGTTACTCTGCTGGCTCCTCCTCCTCGCCGTGCTCGCCGAAGCCGGAGCTTCCGACGAAGACGGCGCCGAGCTCGACTACTCGAAGCTCTCCGGCATTATAATCCCTGGCTTCGCATCCACTCAGCTCCGAGCATGGTCCATTCTCGACTGTCCTTACTCTCCGCTCGATTTCAACCCTCTCGATTTGGTCTGGCTCGACACAACCAAA CTTCTTTCTGCTGTCAATTGCTGGCTTAAGTGTATGGTGTTGGATCCTTACAATCAGACAGATCATCCTGATTGCAAGTCCCGTCCTGATAGTGGTCTTTCTGGTATTACAGAACTTGATCCGGGTTATATAACAG GACCTCTTTCATCGGTTTGGAAAGAATGGATTAAGTGGTGTATTGAATTTGGCATAGAAGCTAATGCAATAATTGCTGTTCCATATGATTGGAGATTGTCGCCCTCCAAGCTTGAAGAGCGGGACCTTTACTTTCATAAGCTAAA AATAACATTTGAAACTGCTTACAAACTTCGTGGTGGCCCCTCTTTAGTTTTTGCCCATTCATTGGGTAATCATGTTTTCCGTTATTTCTTGGAGTGGTTGAAGCTAGAGATTGCACCAAAACATTATATCCAGTGGTTGGATCAACATATTCGTGCCTATTTTGCTGTTG GAGCTCCCCTTCTTGGTGCAATGGAAACCATTGAAGCAACACTTTCTGGATTCACATTTGGTCTTCCTATATCCGAG GGAACAGCTCGGATGATGTTCAACTCCTTTGGTTCATCATTATGGATGATGCCTTTTTCCAAGTACTGTAGAACAGATAATAAATATTGGAAGCATTTTTCTGGGGGAAGTCACGTGGGCCCACAAACATATCACTGTGATGAGCAGGAGTTTAAGACAAACTTATCTGGGTGGCCaacaaaaataatcaacatTGAAATTCCCTCAACTCGTG AAATACCCGAGGCCAACTTGTCCAGCATGGAGTGTGGACTACCTACTCAATTATCTTTCTCAGCTCGGGAAATATCAGATGGCACCTTTTTCAAAGCAATTGAAGATTATGACCCAGACAGCAAGAGGCTCTTGTACCTGTTAGAGAA ATCATATCTTGGCGATCCTGTTCTTAATCCCCTTACACCTTGGGATCGGCCgccaataaaaaatgtattctgCATCTATGGGACtgattcaaaaacaaag GTTGGTTACTACTATGCTCCTAGCGGCAAGCCTTACcctgataattggatcattacAGATGTCGTTTATGAGTTTGAAGGATCTCTAATCTCAAG GTCAGGGAATCAGGTTGAAGGGAACCCTGGAGCAATAAGTGGCGATGAGACG GTGCCATATCTCTCCCTTTCCTGGTGCAAAAACTGGCTTGGACCAAAAGTGAACATAACAAAAGCTCCACAG TCAGAGCATGATGGTTCAGATGTACAGATTAAATTGAATGTGAAACATCCCCATGAAGAAGATATTGTTCCAAACATGACAAGATCACCAAGGGTGAAGTACATAACATATTATGAAGATTCTGAAAGTCTTCCTGGAAAGAGGACAGCAGTTTGGGAGCTTGATAAAG CAAATCACAGGAACATCGTTAGATCACCAGTGCTAATGAGGGAATTATGGCTTGAGATGTGGCATGATATCCATCCTGATGCAAATTCGAAGTTTGTAAAAAAAG CTAAGCGTGGTCCTTTAAGAGATGAGGACTGTTATTGGGATTATGGGAAAGCTCGCTGTGCATGGCCTGAGTACTGTGAATATAG GTATGTTTTTGGTGATGTTCACTTGGGACAAAGCTGCAGGTTGAGATATACAACAGCTGAATTGTTGTCAcattatttgtaa
- the LOC114406945 gene encoding BRCA1-associated RING domain protein 1-like, with product MDDSGSKTKLLNPWMLHFQKLALELKCPLCLSLFKRPVLLPCNHLFCNSCLADCITAGSECAVCKTTYAQTDVRHIPFVENVVAIYRSLDATFCASLFQSRSSGDGRVLEPCQTILNSTSSSLKTGKLPRNLTNLNEVGVGQTFKSKSVVHDKAEELELSCGRGKPNPMQSSLMGLGGREQCGVMEMDVNQVTQSAPDSPPFCDTKGSDNDCSDQDSEHPLPPGRLENSSLNRASTGNGNLKERMGQLRSESSASETEGLARDLKRQKILDFKPGKDPGAPLPTNASIYLCPIGRICSFCQSSKISEVTGPMLHYANGNLVTGDAAMKPNVVPVHRICIDWAPQVYFDGEVVKNLKAEVARGAKLKCSKCNLKGAALGCYVKSCRRTYHVPCAMDISDCRWDHEDFLLLCPVHSNVKFPCEKIRSKKQATQKHPTLSHLPSHHSNPIEASHDDDEKLVFCGSALSNEEKVLLINYASKVGATVTKFWTSNVTHVIAATDAHGACSRTLKVLMAILNGRWVLKMDWIKACMEEVNPVEEEPYEINLDNQGCQGGPKAGRLGALANEPKLFNGLKFYFSGDYVSTYKEDLEELIEVGGGSVLRSKEELESQRHECKGDSSQLLIVYNLDPPQGCKLGEEVSILWQRLNDAEDLAANTLQVIGHTWILESIAACKLQPFVN from the exons ATGGATGATTCTGGAAGTAAAACTAAACTACTGAATCCATGGATGCTCCACTTTCAGAAACTCGCTCTCGAACTCAAGTGCCCTCTCTG TTTGAGTTTGTTCAAGAGGCCGGTATTACTTCCATGCAACCACTTGTTCTGCAA TTCATGTTTGGCTGATTGCATAACGGCTGGGTCTGAATGCGCTGTTTGCAAGACAACGTATGCTCAAACAG ATGTAAGGCACATACCTTTTGTGGAAAACGTGGTGGCAATATATAGAAGCTTGGATGCCACTTTTTGTGCTAGTTTGTTTCAGTCGCGTTCTTCTG GTGATGGGAGGGTTTTGGAGCCGTGCCAAACAATTCTTAATTCAACTTCTAGTAGTTTAAAAACTGGCAAGCTTCCTCGGAACTTAACTAATTTGAATGAGGTTGGGGTTGGCCAAACTTTCAAATCCAAGAGTGTGGTGCATGATAAAGCTGAGGAGCTTGAGTTGTCTTGTGGGAGAGGGAAGCCCAATCCAATGCAATCTTCCCTGATGGGACTTGGGGGCCGAGAACAGTGTGGAGTTATGGAAATGGATGTGAATCAAGTAACACAATCAGCACCTGATAGCCCGCCCTTTTGTGATACCAAAGGTTCAGATAATGACTGCAGTGATCAAGATAGTGAGCAT CCATTACCTCCTGGCAGATTGGAAAATTCTTCACTAAACAGAGCAAGCACAGGAAATGgaaatttgaaagaaagaatGGGACAGCTTAGGTCTGAAAGTTCGGCCTCTGAAACTGAGGGTCTGGCAAGGGATCTCAAGAGGCAGAAGATTCTGGACTTTAAACCTGGAAAGGACCCTGGTGCACCATTGCCCACAAATGCTTCAATTTACTTGTGTCCAATTGGAAGGATCTGCTCATTTTGCCAATCCTCTAAAATCTCAGAG GTTACTGGACCAATGCTGCATTATGCAAATGGGAACTTAGTTACCGGAGATGCAGCCATGAAACCAAATGTTGTACCTGTGCATAGAATTTGCATTGACTG GGCACCACAAGTGTACTTTGATGGTGAAGTGGTTAAGAATTTGAAGGCAGAGGTGGCAAGGGGAGCAAAACTTAAATGCAGTAAATGTAATCTAAAGGGAGCTGCTCTTGGCTGCTATGTCAAATCCTGTAGAAGAACTTATCATGTTCCTTGTGCAATGGACATCTCAGATTGCCGTTGGGATCAT GAGGATTTTCTCTTGCTCTGTCCTGTCCATTCAAATGTCAAATTTCCATGTGAGAAAATTAGGTCCAAGAAACAGGCAACACAGAAGCATCCCACTTTGTCTCATCT GCCATCTCACCACTCAAATCCTATTGAAGCTtcccatgatgatgatgaaaaattagtattttgtgGATCTGCTCTATCAAATGAAGAAAAG GTACTTTTGATCAATTATGCAAGCAAGGTTGGTGCTACTGTGACCAAGTTTTGGACCTCAAATGTCACTCATGTAATTGCAGCAACTGATGCACATGGAGCATGCTCCAGGACATTGAAAGTTCTGATGGCAATTCTAAATGGACGATGGGTTCTAAAAATGGATT GGATAAAAGCATGCATGGAAGAGGTAAATCCTGTGGAGGAAGAACCatatgaaattaatcttgacaACCAAGGATGTCAAGGTGGCCCAAAAGCTGGCAGACTTGGGGCATTGGCCAAT GAGCCAAAGCTATTCAATGgcttaaagttttatttttctgggGATTATGTGTCAACTTATAAGGAAGATCTCGAAGAATTAATTGAAGTGGGAGGAGGTAGTGTTTTGAGAAGCAAGGAAGAATTGGAATCACAAAGACATGAATGCAAAGGAGATTCTTCACAGTTGCTGATTGTTTACAACCTGGATCCTCCTCAAGGATGCAAATTGGGGGAGGAAGTTTCAATTCTTTGGCAAAGGCTAAACGATGCAGAGGATTTAGCTGCTAACACTTTACAAGTCATTGGTCACACATGGATTCTTGAATCAATTGCTGCATGTAAATTGCAGCCTTTTGTTAACTAA